ATTTGCAGCTACGCCGCTGCACAGATATGTGCCTTGCCAGATTGAAGTGCTGGAGCGTCAGGATTAGCCAATATTAATTCCCCCTCAAAGCCCGATAATATTGGTAATAATCCCTGAACATCCCTCAACTAAGGTTACGCTATTATCCCTGAATGTTAACGTACCATAGGCCCTCATGTACCTTACCCCCAGTGGTCATAATTTTACTATTTATCTTCGCAAGATATACGTATGTTATGGTCATTTGCATAAGTATTAGACCAAGCATACAAATCGTTCAATATATTATCTAGACTGCGTCCACATTCTGTAAGCGAATATTCTACTTTAGGTGGGACAACAGGATAAACTTTTCGATGAACCAATCCTTTTTCTTCTAACTCTCTTAGTTGAATTGTTAGCATTTTTTGCGTTATTGTTGGCATTAATTTATCTAATTCATTAAAGCGTTTAGAACCATCAAGAAGATGCCAAAGTATGATTAATTTCCACTTCCCACCGATTAAGTCCATGGTTAGTTCAAGTGCACAACCATAGTTGTTTTGTACATTTGCCATATAAACCTCCAGTTAATACTCAAACTATCAAAGATAACTGTATACAATAAAAATTAAAGTACATACCTAATTGTAGTGTAGATATCAATATATCAGTAGGCTGAAAAAAATGCAAAGGGAAAAATATTTAACAAGCCAATAAGATGTAGATTGGAGAATTACTAAAACGGTCTTTACACTGTAAAAAACGATAGTACATGAGAAAAAAGTAAGTACTTGCTCAATCGTTTGATATGAATTATTATATCGGTGTGGTCAAAAACTAAAATGTTAAATGAAATCAGGGAGGACAAATTAATGAATTATATTTACTGGCCGGAGGGCTATTTACCAGGGACAACAGATAACTATGCATCAAATGAAATTATTGTAGCAGGTCTAACTGCAGAGCAAGTATGGCCATATATTAGTAAAACATCAGAATGGCCAAAATACTACAGCAATGCATCAGATATACATTTCTACAATGGACCAGGACCTGAATTATTTGAAGGAGCTCGTTTCCGTTTTACTACATTTGATTTAATTGTAGAAGCTGAAGTAACTGAATATGTGCCACCAGTAAATGGAAAACCAGCTCGTATTGCATGGCATGGATGGTGTGAAGGTTCAGAAGATGAAAAGTTAGATGTTCATCATGCATGGTTATTCGAAAGTCTTTCCGGAGGGAGAGTGCGAATCCTTACACAAGAAACACAAATTGGAAAACCCGCTAAAGATATGGCAGTCCAAAAACCAAACCCCATGATTAATGCTCATCAAGAGTGGATCGAAGGGTTAGCGAAGGCTGCAATGAAATAATTCATTTAAGAAAATGTAGAGAAAAGCCCATCGCTTAATAAAGAGGTGGTGGGCTTTCATTTATCAACAAAAAATAGTTAACGGGAAAGTGGAAAAATTAGAAGGGCCGAAAGGCCTCCAGCAAGTCGTACTTTTGGTTGTATCGTAACGAGCAAAGTAAGGGGCCACCGGTCATTTTGTTTCAGTACACTCGGACCCGAGCAGGCGAAAACGCCAAAAAATTTCTGGCGAACTTCTCTGGTTATTTAGTTTCAGATGCCTACGCTGGGTACGAAAGGGTAGAAAACATCATACGCTGTTTATGTTGGTCCCACCTCAGACGATACTATCTGGACGCCATTCCCCTGAGCAGCAGCAAAAAGGAAATCCCAGGCTCAGCCGGTGCTAAGGGAAGAGCGTATTGCGACAAGCTCTTTAAGTTGGAGAAGCAGTGGAAAGAGCTATGCCCTGAAGAGCGACAACAGAAGCGTCTAGAACAGAGTGTTCCTGTTCTAAATGCCTTTTTTGCGTGGGCAGAAAAAGTGACGACCAACCAAGACCCTTTAAAGAAAGCCATCAAGTATACTCTGAATCACAGAGAGTCCTTCACAAATTTTCTGCAGGATGGGCGCATTCCCCTCTCGAACAATTTGTCGGAGAATGCGATAATAGTCGTAGCGGTGGCAAGGAAGAACTTCCTCTTTTCCGACACTCCACAGGGTGCCGAAGCCAGTGCCTTAGTTTTTAGTATCATCAGCACAGCTACAGCCAATGGCCTAGATCCGTATGAATACCTGGTTCACCTCTTTAGAAGTCTTCCTAATCTGGACTTTCATAACACACCGGAAGTATTGGATGATTGTATGCCATGGTCGGAGAAGCTTCCCGCAGCATGTCAGGCAAAGAAAACTATGAGAGAGACCAAGGAAGGAAATGAGCAAAGTGGGAATACCGAATATTAACTACGTCATGACTATGACGAAATCGTTTCTAGATGGAGAAATCGACGACATAACCTATTGGCTGGACTTTCCCTATGAGATTGAAAAGCGCTACCGGAAGATGGTTAAGGAAGACAGAGATTATGCTGAACTCATCTTTGATTGTCTCGTTGAAGAAGGAACCAATCGGTATAACGATCTGTCTAATGCTGAGTTCGTTAAGCTTATCCGCAAGCAGTACAACTACATAATGGATGTCGCAAGCGAAGGATTTTTTTAAAAGGTTAAACTCATGATGATGCCCCGATTTTCAAATGATGAAAATCGGGGCTAACTTTTAGGCAACGCTATTTGTTCCACCGCTTACAGATAATTTACGACATGCGTAAAAAATGGCAAAGACTATTCTGCACATGCATGGCTATCGGCTTGGCAAGCGTTTTAGGGTTCTCAGTACAAATGGCCTCCGCCGCGACACTGATTTAAAGACAGGGTCTGTCGTTTGTAGGACGCAACATCTTAGTAGTGAATCATAGAAATATAAAAATTACAACTGCAGGAACTACCGGGGCGCAAATGTTGGATAAGCCATATAATTACATATAGGAAATAATCGAATAAAAGGGAGGATCTGGTAATTAATCCATGTTGATTTGATTGTGCCACATGAGATTATTGTCATTACAACCAGCGGAAGTAAAACTGCGACAGGTACGGCGACTGTCAACAAGCCAGTACCGATCATAATCTTTGTTTGGCGAACACAACAGATGCCTATACGAAAGAATGATATAAAAGGTTAAGTACAAAAGTGGATAAGGATTATCTTAATTAATACGAAGAAGGAGGTTTGTTAGGTGAAAAAGACAGCGTTCATAACATTAAAATCAATATTCTTAATTTTAATCACAGTACTAATTTTTCAGGTTAAGCCACAAACAGCACTTGCACTTACATCCGGTGATTACCTCTACACGGTGACCGGTACTAATGCTACAATTACAAAGTATACAGGTTCAGGAGGTAATGTTACTATCCCAGCAACACTGGATGTATATACGGTGACCAGCATTGGCTACAAGACGTTTAATGAATGCAGTAACCTTACGAGCGTGACAATACCAAGCAGTGTAACCAGCATTGGTGACCAGGCATTTAATGAATGCAGCAGCCTGACGAGCGTGAATATTCCAAGCAGTGTAACCAGCATTGGATCTAATGCGTTTTCTTGGTGCAGCAGCCTGACGAGCGTGACAATTCCAAGTAGTGTAATCAGCATTGGCGAAGAGGCGTTTTCTAGTAGCAGCCTAACGAGCGTGACAATCCCTAGTAGTGTAACCAGCATTGGCAAATATGCTTTTGCTTCCTGCAGCAGCCTGATAAGCGTAACTTTCTCTGGCCCAAGCAGTGTAACCAGCATTGGCTGGGGAGCTTTTCTTGACTGCAGTAGCCTGACGAGCGTGACAATACCTAGCAGTGTAACCAGTATTGGCGTCTGGGCGTTTCGGAGATGTAGCAGCCTGACGAGCGTGACAATCCCTACTAGTGTAACCAGCATTGGCTGGGGTGCGTTTTATGAATGCAGTAGCCTGACGAGCGTGACAATACCAAGCAGTGTAACCAGTATTGGCGACCAGACGTTTTATAAATGCAGCAGTCTGACAAGCGTGACAATACCAAGCAGTGTAACCAGCATTCGCTGGTGTGCGTTTTATGAATGCAGCAGCCTGGCTTCGGTAAAGTTCCTTGGGAATGCTCCGACTATGGGATCTACCGTGTTTTACAATTGTGCTTCGGGCTTCAAAGTTTACTACCTTGCTGGCAAGAAGGGATTTACCAATCCTTGGTATGGATATCCAACAGAACCTTTTGGGATAGCAACTTATACTGTAACTTACAATGGAAATGGAAGTACTGGAGGAACAGCACCAATAGATAGTAGAACATACTTAGTTAATGAAGAAGTAACAGTACTAGGAAATACCGGATTTATTACCAAGACAGGCTATACTTTTTCAGGGTGGAATACAAAAACTGATGGGACAGGCGTAAGCTATACTGTAGGAGATACCTTTAACATAGGAACAACAGATATTACACTCTATGCAAAGTGGACGATAGCCGCACCGATAACCCTGCAAAGTATAGCCATAACTACTCCAGCTACCAAATTAAACTATACAGTAGGCGATACATTAGATATAAGTGGATTAGTAGTGACTGGGACCTATAGCGATGGTAGCACTAAGGTAGAGCCTATAACTACTGCGAATATAACGGGCTTCAACAGTACAGTAGCGACAACAGATCAGGTTTTAACTATCACAGTTGGTGCTAAGACAACGACTTACAAAGTGCAAATCGTAGCCGCACCGATAACTGTATCAGGAGTAAGCTTAAATAAAAATGTTACAACCATAAACGTAGGTGCTAATGAAACTTTAAGTGCCACTATCACACCGACCAATGCTACTAATAAAAATGTCTCTTGGAATTCGAGCGATCCAGCCATAGCAACGGTAGACTCAAACGGCAAAGTAGTAGGTGTCAGTGCAGGGGCATCAGTTATTACCGTAACAACGGTGGATGGAAGAAAGACAGCCACTTGTACAGTAACAGTAATTAACTCAGATGCAAGCGGAGGTTCGTCACATACGGCAACTCTTGATCAAATCGTAACTGAAATTATGTCCTTCCGTGGCTATCTTAATCCGAGTGAAAAAGCTTCCCTTAATGAAGCCAGATCAAACCTCTTGACTGCAGTGCAAGATGGGACTTTAAGCAGTGCCGCCGATAGACTTTTGACGGATCAAGTCGTTGCAAAATTTCAAGCAAAAGGTGTTACGAGAGCTGATGCAAAAGCGGCAATCATCAAGTCCCTCCAAGGTTTTCAAGCAATCCACTATTCTGATGACAACGCTACTATAGAAAGAGCACTCGTAAAGTTTAAAACCGAGAATGGGAAAACATTTAGAACGCTTTTCGGAGATGACTTTAAAGAAGAATTATTCTATGGTTTCATGATGGCTACGCAAGATGAGCTCCAAAAAGAGATCAAAAAAGAAATTAAAAAATATCCATCTGCTTTATTAGGCCTTGTAGGGGGTTCTAGTACAGAAATCAAGGATAAATTAGTTGAATGGCTGAAAACAGCCTTGCACAATGTTGCAGATCCTGCGAATAGTAAGTACCACGTCTTTGATCAAAAGCTCGCAGATATTGGCTGGAATATAGATTTACTTGTTGAAACGCAACGTAAAGTAGGGGCGGTTATTGATCCATCGAATGCCGCTGAAAAAGCCGTGGCAATGTCTGTTATCCGCTCTCAAATCCAATGCAAAATCAACGGAATTATCTGCGATCCGTTAACCCCTCTGACATTAAAAAAAGATGATAATAAACTTAAACTTGTTCTTTCTGTCAAAGGGATAGATACTGGTGGATTTAAACTTGCAGGCCTGCTTGCTTGGAAGACCGATAATTCGGCGATTGCAACTATTGCTGAGGATGGCTCTTCAATTAAAGCAGGTACTGCAAAAGGTACAACAGTTATTACTGCTTATAGGATGAATGATTCACAAGTAGAAGCGAACGAATTAATTAGGATCACAGTGGCTGTAAATTAATATAGATTTGGCTCAATGCGTATATCACACTCGCAAGTTGCGGGAGAAACATATCGGATTATACAGAGAGTTGGGGGTTCCAGCTCTCTGCTTTTTTACGTCAGTCTTTTCAAGACAGATATTTAAATCAACTTATTGAAATTTAATCGAATGTTTAAGGAAGGGATAATTTACGACATGCGTAAAAAATGGCAACGACTATTCTGCACATGCTGGCTATCGGCTTGGCAAGCGTTTTAGGGTTTTTAGTACAAATGGCCTCCGCCACGACATTGATTTAAAGACAGGATCTGTCGTTTGTAGGACGCAACATCTTAGTAGTGAATCATAGAAATATAAAAATTACAACTGTAGGAACTACCGGGGCGCAAATGTTGGATAAGCCATATAATTACATATAGGAAATAATTGAATAAAAGGGTGAATCTGGTAATTAATCTATGTCCATTGATTTGATTGTGGCACATGAAATTACCGTCATTACAACCAGCGGAAGTAAAACTGCGACATGTACGGCGACTGTCAACAAGTCAGTACCGATCATAATCTTTGTTGCGAACACAACAGATGCCTATACCTAATGCAGTGAGTCGAGCACAGCTACGTCATTGAATGAAGTGAGGAGGTAACAATGTTCTGCAAGTGTGCTGATTTAAAAATTTGAAAGAGGGAGTTTCATGAGAATACTTAAAATTAGCAAAGTAAATACATTATTTATCGGCATAATGATGATGGCTATTTTATTGTGTTGTAGCAGTCAAGTACAAGCAGCACAGGACGGAGATTATACTTACACTGTAACAGATGGCAAAGTCCAGATTACGGGGTACAAAGGGGCTGGAGGGGTTGTTACAATACCAAGTACATTAGGTGGATTTCCTGTAACAAGTATCGGCGACAGTGCTTTTAGGGATTGCAGTGGCTTAACTAGTATTAGCATTCCGCAAGGAGTAACAAGTATCGGCGATAATGCTTTTGCCGCTTGCAGAAGCTTAATTAGTATTAGCATACCGCAAGGAGTAACAAGTATCGGCGACTATGCTTTTTCCGCTTGCAGTGGCTTAACTAGTATTAGCATTCCGCAAGGAGTAACAAGTATCGGCAGCGGTGCTTTTTCCACTTGCAGTGGCTTAACTAGTATTAGCATACCGCAAGGAGTAACAAGTATCGGCAGCAGTGCTTTTGGCGGTTGCAGTGGCTTAACTAGTATTAGCATTCCGCAAGGAGTAACAAGTATCGGCAGCGGTGCTTTTTCCGGTTGCAGTGGCTTAACTAGTATTAGCATACCGCAAGGAGTAACAAGTATCGGCGGCAGTACTTTTTCCGGTTGCAGTGGCTTAACTAGTATTAGCATACCGCAAGGAGTAACAAGTATCGGCAGCTGGGCTTTTTATGGTTGCAGTGGCTTAACTAGTATTAGCATACCGCAAGGAGTAACAAGTATCGGCAGCGGTGCTTTTTCCGGTTGCAGTGGCTTAACTAGTATTAGCATACCGCAAGGAGTAACGAGTATCGGCGACTATGCTTTTGGCGATTGCAGTGGCTTAACTAGTATTAGTATTCCGCAAGGAGTAACAAGTATCGGCATCTGTGCTTTTTGGGATTGCAGTGGCTTAACTAGTATTAGCATACCGCAAGGAGTAACAAGTATCGGCAGCGGTGCTTTTTACGATTGCAGTGGCTTAACTAGTATTAGCATTCCGCAAGGAGTAACAAGTATCGGCGACTATGCTTTTTCCGGTTGCAGTGGCTTAACTAGTATTAGCATTCCGCAAGGAGTAATAAGTATCGGCGACTATGCTTTTTCCACTTGCAGTGGCTTAACTAGTATTAGCATACCGCAAGGAGTAACAAGTATCGGCAGCAGTGCTTTTGGCGGTTGCAGTGGCTTAACTAGTATTAGCATTCCGCAAGGAGTAACAAGTATCGGCAGCGGTGCTTTTTCCGGTTGCAGTGGCTTAACTAGTATTAGCATACCGCAAGGAGTAACAAGTATCGGCGGCAGTACTTTTTCCGGTTGCAGTGGCTTAACTAGTATTAGCATACCGCAAGGAGTAACAAGTATCGGCAGCTGGGCTTTTTATGGTTGCAGTGGCTTAACTAGTATTAGCATACCGCAAGGAGTAACAAGTATCGGCAGCGGTGCTTTTTCCGGTTGCAGTGGCTTAACTAGTATTAGCATACCGCAAGGAGTAACGAGTATCGGCGACTATGCTTTTGGCGATTGCAGTGGCTTAACTAGTATTAGTATTCCGCAAGGAGTAACAAGTATCGGCATCTGTGCTTTTTGGGATTGCAGTGGCTTAACTAGTATTAGCATACCGCAAGGAGTAACAAGTATCGGCAGCGGTGCTTTTTACGATTGCAGTGGCTTAACTAGTATTAGCATTCCGCAAGGAGTAACAAGTATCGGCGGCAGTGCTTTTTCCGGTTGCAGTGGCTTAACTAGTATTAGCATTCCGCAAGGAGTAATAAGTATCGGCGACTATGCTTTTTCCGGTTGCACAGGTTTAACAAGTATTAGCATTCCGCAAGGAGTAACAAGAATTGGCGACTGGGCTTTTTCCGGTTGCAGTGGTTTAACAAGTATTAGCATTCCGCAAGGAGTAACAAGTATCGGCGATCATGCTTTTTCCAGTTGCTATCGTTTAACAAGTATTAGCATTCCGCAAGAAGTAACAAGTATCGGCGACTATGCTTTTTCCGGTTGCACAGGTTTAACAAGTATTAGCATTCCGCAAAGAGTAACAAGTATCGGCGAGGGGGCTTTTTCCTTTTGCACAGGCTTAACTACTATTACAGTAGCTGTTGATAATTTGAAATACGAAAGTATAGACGGTGTGCTTTATAACAAAGCAGGGACTATTTTAATAGCGTGTCCTGGAGGCTTAACTACTATTAGCCTACCGCAAGGAGTAACAAATATCGGCAACAGTGCTTTTTCCGGTTGCAGTGGCTTAACTAGTATTAGCTTTAACTCGGCAACAACAACAATATTTGATAGTGCATACACAATTCCAGTCGCAACAAAGATTATAGGCTATGACCCATCTACCGCAAAAACATACGCCACAAAATATAACCGGACATTTGAAGATATAGCCGCACCGATAACTGTATCAGGAGTAAGCTTAAATAAAAATGTTACAACCATAAACGTAGGTGCTAATGAAACTTTAAGTGCCACTATCACACCGACCAATGCTACTAATAAAAATGTCTCTTGGAATTCGAGCGATCCAGCCATAGCAACGGTAGACTCAAACGG
This Desulfosporosinus orientis DSM 765 DNA region includes the following protein-coding sequences:
- a CDS encoding winged helix-turn-helix transcriptional regulator — translated: MANVQNNYGCALELTMDLIGGKWKLIILWHLLDGSKRFNELDKLMPTITQKMLTIQLRELEEKGLVHRKVYPVVPPKVEYSLTECGRSLDNILNDLYAWSNTYANDHNIRISCEDK
- a CDS encoding polyketide cyclase — encoded protein: MNYIYWPEGYLPGTTDNYASNEIIVAGLTAEQVWPYISKTSEWPKYYSNASDIHFYNGPGPELFEGARFRFTTFDLIVEAEVTEYVPPVNGKPARIAWHGWCEGSEDEKLDVHHAWLFESLSGGRVRILTQETQIGKPAKDMAVQKPNPMINAHQEWIEGLAKAAMK
- a CDS encoding leucine-rich repeat protein — encoded protein: MKKTAFITLKSIFLILITVLIFQVKPQTALALTSGDYLYTVTGTNATITKYTGSGGNVTIPATLDVYTVTSIGYKTFNECSNLTSVTIPSSVTSIGDQAFNECSSLTSVNIPSSVTSIGSNAFSWCSSLTSVTIPSSVISIGEEAFSSSSLTSVTIPSSVTSIGKYAFASCSSLISVTFSGPSSVTSIGWGAFLDCSSLTSVTIPSSVTSIGVWAFRRCSSLTSVTIPTSVTSIGWGAFYECSSLTSVTIPSSVTSIGDQTFYKCSSLTSVTIPSSVTSIRWCAFYECSSLASVKFLGNAPTMGSTVFYNCASGFKVYYLAGKKGFTNPWYGYPTEPFGIATYTVTYNGNGSTGGTAPIDSRTYLVNEEVTVLGNTGFITKTGYTFSGWNTKTDGTGVSYTVGDTFNIGTTDITLYAKWTIAAPITLQSIAITTPATKLNYTVGDTLDISGLVVTGTYSDGSTKVEPITTANITGFNSTVATTDQVLTITVGAKTTTYKVQIVAAPITVSGVSLNKNVTTINVGANETLSATITPTNATNKNVSWNSSDPAIATVDSNGKVVGVSAGASVITVTTVDGRKTATCTVTVINSDASGGSSHTATLDQIVTEIMSFRGYLNPSEKASLNEARSNLLTAVQDGTLSSAADRLLTDQVVAKFQAKGVTRADAKAAIIKSLQGFQAIHYSDDNATIERALVKFKTENGKTFRTLFGDDFKEELFYGFMMATQDELQKEIKKEIKKYPSALLGLVGGSSTEIKDKLVEWLKTALHNVADPANSKYHVFDQKLADIGWNIDLLVETQRKVGAVIDPSNAAEKAVAMSVIRSQIQCKINGIICDPLTPLTLKKDDNKLKLVLSVKGIDTGGFKLAGLLAWKTDNSAIATIAEDGSSIKAGTAKGTTVITAYRMNDSQVEANELIRITVAVN
- a CDS encoding leucine-rich repeat protein, which produces MRILKISKVNTLFIGIMMMAILLCCSSQVQAAQDGDYTYTVTDGKVQITGYKGAGGVVTIPSTLGGFPVTSIGDSAFRDCSGLTSISIPQGVTSIGDNAFAACRSLISISIPQGVTSIGDYAFSACSGLTSISIPQGVTSIGSGAFSTCSGLTSISIPQGVTSIGSSAFGGCSGLTSISIPQGVTSIGSGAFSGCSGLTSISIPQGVTSIGGSTFSGCSGLTSISIPQGVTSIGSWAFYGCSGLTSISIPQGVTSIGSGAFSGCSGLTSISIPQGVTSIGDYAFGDCSGLTSISIPQGVTSIGICAFWDCSGLTSISIPQGVTSIGSGAFYDCSGLTSISIPQGVTSIGDYAFSGCSGLTSISIPQGVISIGDYAFSTCSGLTSISIPQGVTSIGSSAFGGCSGLTSISIPQGVTSIGSGAFSGCSGLTSISIPQGVTSIGGSTFSGCSGLTSISIPQGVTSIGSWAFYGCSGLTSISIPQGVTSIGSGAFSGCSGLTSISIPQGVTSIGDYAFGDCSGLTSISIPQGVTSIGICAFWDCSGLTSISIPQGVTSIGSGAFYDCSGLTSISIPQGVTSIGGSAFSGCSGLTSISIPQGVISIGDYAFSGCTGLTSISIPQGVTRIGDWAFSGCSGLTSISIPQGVTSIGDHAFSSCYRLTSISIPQEVTSIGDYAFSGCTGLTSISIPQRVTSIGEGAFSFCTGLTTITVAVDNLKYESIDGVLYNKAGTILIACPGGLTTISLPQGVTNIGNSAFSGCSGLTSISFNSATTTIFDSAYTIPVATKIIGYDPSTAKTYATKYNRTFEDIAAPITVSGVSLNKNVTTINVGANETLSATITPTNATNKNVSWNSSDPAIATVDSNGKVVGVSAGASVITVTTVDGRKTATCTVTVINSDASGGSSHTATLDQIVTEIMSFRGYLNPSEKASLNEARSNLLTAVQDGTLSSAADRLLTDQVVAKFQAKGVTRADAKAAIIKSLQGFQAIHYSDDNATIERALVKFKTENGKTFRTLFGDDFKEELFYGFMMATQDELQKEIKKEIKKNPSALLGLVGGSSTEIKDKLVEWLKTALHNVADPANSKYHVFDQKLADIGWNIDLLVETQRKVGAVIDPSNAAEKAVAMSVIRSQIQCKINGIICDPLTPLTLKKDDNKLKLVLSVKGIDTGGFKLAGLLAWKTDNSAIATIAEDGSSIKAGTAKGTTVITAYRMNDSQVEANELIRITVAVN